The nucleotide window CGCGCTTCGACAAAGGGTAATGCAGGGTCACGCCAGAACCGCGAAACCTCGATCATCCCCTTGCCCACTCGCTGCCGACATGCACCGATACTACACGTTTACCTGTGGAAACAGGTCCAGCGTCCGCTCCACCTCACCGATATCAATCACGAAGCCATCACCCTCCGGTAGGCCGACCACAAAGCCAAAATGCTGGTAGTCACGATCCGTCAGGTACTTGTAGTAGCTGACAAAGCGGTTCGGCGGCTGCAAGGTCAGCAGGCAGCCGCCAGGCTGAAGCACATTCACCCCGTGCACCAACTGGCTGCCCTCCACGCCGATGACCACTCTGGCCCCGGCACAGGCCGCAACAATACTCGGCACGTCGGACTTCAGCGGATTGACGATGCGAAAACCACGGGTCACACGCAGGTGCTCGGCAAGCTCCAGCTCGTTGCGCAACAGGCGCAGGTCACCATCCCCCCCGCGCAGCAGGAATACGCCAGGATGCGGGGCATGCGGCACGTGCGACAGCAGTTTGTCACCCATGGCCCGGTAGCGGGCATGCCGGCTGCGATTGTTGCTCTGGTCATCGAACAGCACCAGCTCACGGAAAAAAGCACTGCGCAGGCGCACCGGTTTCATGCCCAGCCAGTCTTCGTAGGCCGGCGCCTGGGTGAACAGCGGGTACCGGGCCGATGGCGCGGTGGTCACCGGTATGCCCTCGTTACAGGCCAGCGCATAGGTCGGGCAATCTTCCATCAGCCAGGTGCCGAACCACGAGTTGCCGTTTTGCGTGCAATAAATGGCCCCGCGGTCTATTTCGTTGTCAACGATGATGGTCGGAAAGGTGCTCGGTTTCAGCGACAGCCAGTGGCTGGCCTTGCCCTTGT belongs to Pseudomonas putida NBRC 14164 and includes:
- a CDS encoding glycosyltransferase 61 family protein, which gives rise to MGSDISQFSASPETKQHTWTLAAYRYMARKRLGKNTALDLKSIATKSWDIAPGETTVSPPAIFLPGQMERVTGWEGKRFYPYVHPARTMEGGISTLQGPTRGYLIKNVWLVDGALYKGKASHWLSLKPSTFPTIIVDNEIDRGAIYCTQNGNSWFGTWLMEDCPTYALACNEGIPVTTAPSARYPLFTQAPAYEDWLGMKPVRLRSAFFRELVLFDDQSNNRSRHARYRAMGDKLLSHVPHAPHPGVFLLRGGDGDLRLLRNELELAEHLRVTRGFRIVNPLKSDVPSIVAACAGARVVIGVEGSQLVHGVNVLQPGGCLLTLQPPNRFVSYYKYLTDRDYQHFGFVVGLPEGDGFVIDIGEVERTLDLFPQVNV